One Microbacterium sp. No. 7 genomic window carries:
- a CDS encoding NAD-dependent succinate-semialdehyde dehydrogenase, whose product MNEATTLIDGEWTALPGRREVTAPATGRVIGTVCWGDAGHARAAADAAQRAFAAWSARSGRERADILLRAAALILERQQELARLLAEEAGKRLPEALGEISFSAEYIRWFAEEARRPEGFVHAQEDPARRHLSTRSAAGVVVSLSSWNFPCSLQARKLAPALAAGCTVVIRVSERAPLAVTEMIRAFTDAGMPPGVIGLVHGPSREITGELLAHPAVRVVTFTGSTPVGSAIMRQAADRIVRPLLELGGDAPFLVFEDADLDRAVDAALLAKTRNTGQSCVAANRFLVHESVHDEFVARLAARLDALTLGDGLAEPTPDLGPMIDQGSVDAVRALADDAIARGAREATTPRDVPEGGTFLRPMLFTDVDDDARLANEEVFGPVAGVFRFRTEDEAIARANRTEMGLAAYVFSSDAARCWRVADRLAAGIVGVNDPVPSVAFAPMGGAKQSGLGREGAAIGLEEFTETKYVAWRL is encoded by the coding sequence ATGAACGAGGCGACGACACTCATCGACGGCGAATGGACGGCGCTTCCCGGTCGCCGGGAGGTGACCGCTCCGGCCACGGGGCGGGTCATCGGAACGGTCTGCTGGGGCGACGCGGGCCACGCCCGCGCGGCGGCCGACGCGGCGCAGCGCGCCTTCGCGGCGTGGTCGGCGCGGTCGGGCCGCGAGCGGGCCGACATCCTCCTGCGCGCCGCCGCGCTGATCCTCGAGCGGCAGCAGGAGCTCGCGCGCCTGCTCGCGGAGGAGGCGGGCAAGCGCCTGCCGGAGGCCCTCGGCGAGATCTCGTTCTCGGCGGAGTACATCCGCTGGTTCGCCGAGGAGGCCCGGCGGCCGGAGGGCTTCGTGCACGCGCAGGAGGACCCGGCGCGCCGCCACCTCAGCACGCGCAGCGCCGCGGGCGTCGTCGTGAGCCTGTCGTCGTGGAACTTCCCGTGCTCGCTGCAGGCGCGCAAGCTCGCCCCCGCGCTCGCCGCGGGCTGCACGGTCGTGATCCGCGTGTCGGAGCGCGCTCCGCTCGCGGTGACCGAGATGATCCGCGCGTTCACCGACGCGGGCATGCCGCCCGGGGTCATCGGGCTCGTGCACGGGCCCTCCCGCGAGATCACGGGGGAGCTGCTCGCCCACCCGGCCGTGCGCGTCGTCACCTTCACGGGATCGACGCCGGTCGGCAGCGCGATCATGCGGCAGGCCGCCGACCGCATCGTGCGCCCCCTGCTCGAGCTCGGCGGCGACGCCCCGTTCCTCGTGTTCGAGGATGCCGACCTCGACCGGGCCGTCGACGCGGCGCTGCTCGCGAAGACCCGCAACACGGGTCAGTCGTGCGTCGCGGCGAACCGCTTCCTCGTGCACGAGTCGGTGCACGACGAGTTCGTGGCGCGCCTGGCCGCGAGGCTCGACGCGCTCACGCTGGGCGACGGGCTCGCCGAGCCGACGCCCGACCTGGGGCCGATGATCGACCAGGGGTCCGTCGACGCCGTGCGCGCGCTCGCCGACGACGCGATCGCGCGCGGCGCGAGGGAGGCGACGACGCCGCGCGACGTGCCGGAGGGCGGCACCTTCCTGCGCCCCATGCTGTTCACCGACGTCGACGACGACGCCCGCCTCGCGAACGAGGAGGTCTTCGGTCCCGTGGCCGGCGTGTTCCGGTTCCGCACCGAGGACGAGGCGATCGCGCGCGCCAACCGCACCGAGATGGGCCTCGCCGCGTACGTGTTCTCGTCGGACGCGGCCCGCTGCTGGCGCGTCGCCGACCGCCTCGCGGCCGGCATCGTCGGGGTGAACGACCCCGTGCCGTCGGTCGCGTTCGCGCCCATGGGCGGCGCCAAGCAGTCGGGCCTCGGGCGCGAGGGCGCCGCGATCGGCCTGGAGGAGTTCACGGAGACGAAGTATGTGGCCTGGAGGCTCTGA
- a CDS encoding carbohydrate ABC transporter permease encodes MAGRLSRGVVLAIYAAIIAIPLFVVFFGSFKTTAEIFENSFAPPTSLNLSNYSEVLTGGNLGVAFLNSAIITVSSVTITLFIGSLAAYGVSRIPGWKGWLIFGFIVLGMSVPAQANMIPQFVQFNQLGLLNSQLGLILINIVVTLPVSVFIMGGFMRTLPHELYEAADIDGSGPWRTYWSIAMPLSAPSIAATATFLFVMHWNELLYPLLFISTEDKLTLPLALLRFQGEYLTNYPLLFAGVVLSSIPIVIAYVFLQRYFVAGMTSGAVKG; translated from the coding sequence ATGGCCGGCAGACTCTCCCGCGGGGTCGTCCTCGCGATCTACGCGGCGATCATCGCCATCCCGCTGTTCGTCGTCTTCTTCGGCAGCTTCAAGACCACGGCCGAGATCTTCGAGAACTCGTTCGCGCCGCCGACGTCGCTCAACCTCTCCAACTACAGCGAGGTGCTCACGGGCGGCAACCTGGGCGTCGCCTTCCTCAACAGCGCGATCATCACCGTGTCGTCGGTCACGATCACGCTGTTCATCGGGTCGCTCGCCGCCTACGGCGTCTCGCGCATCCCCGGCTGGAAGGGATGGCTGATCTTCGGCTTCATCGTGCTGGGCATGTCGGTGCCGGCGCAGGCGAACATGATCCCGCAGTTCGTGCAGTTCAACCAGCTCGGCCTGCTGAACAGCCAGCTCGGGCTCATCCTCATCAACATCGTCGTGACGCTGCCGGTGTCGGTGTTCATCATGGGCGGATTCATGAGGACGCTCCCGCACGAGCTCTACGAGGCGGCCGACATCGACGGCTCAGGGCCGTGGCGCACCTACTGGTCGATCGCGATGCCGCTGTCGGCGCCCTCGATCGCGGCGACGGCGACGTTCCTCTTCGTCATGCACTGGAACGAGCTGCTCTACCCGCTGCTCTTCATCTCGACCGAGGACAAGCTCACCCTGCCGCTCGCGCTGCTGCGCTTCCAGGGCGAGTACCTGACGAACTACCCGCTGCTGTTCGCCGGGGTCGTGCTGTCGTCCATCCCGATCGTCATCGCCTACGTCTTCCTGCAGCGCTACTTCGTGGCCGGCATGACGAGCGGCGCGGTCAAGGGATGA
- a CDS encoding carbohydrate ABC transporter permease → MSETTAIVTRDAPRRRAKRSSRHVSPLLYLFPIPALVLYTVFFVIPTLQTFQYSVTNWDGYSPEFDYVGIDNFVRAIAGDALFTNALGNNMRFMVVVVIGQTAVALIMAILLVKNTKTTIFLRALYFFPTILSSVSVGFIWKFVYDPNFGVINSSLDALGMPGLKSSFLGDPAQAIYWLAVTQIWFHAGMMIVIFVAGLQAIPAEFYEAAEVDGAGPWRRFTSITWPLIAPAMSIVVAYTTIQSFKAFDVVLSISGNPPSASLDILSTRIYSTFANSQFGYAATQSVLFIIFILVITFVIRRFLRLVQRGE, encoded by the coding sequence ATGTCCGAGACCACTGCGATCGTGACGCGGGACGCGCCGCGGCGACGGGCCAAGCGGTCGTCGCGGCACGTGTCGCCACTGCTCTACCTCTTCCCCATCCCGGCCCTCGTGCTGTACACGGTCTTCTTCGTCATCCCGACGCTGCAGACGTTCCAGTACTCGGTGACCAACTGGGACGGCTACAGCCCCGAGTTCGACTACGTCGGCATCGACAACTTCGTGCGCGCGATCGCGGGCGACGCGCTGTTCACCAACGCCCTCGGCAACAACATGAGGTTCATGGTCGTCGTCGTCATCGGGCAGACGGCCGTCGCGCTCATCATGGCGATCCTGCTCGTCAAGAACACGAAGACGACGATCTTCCTGCGGGCGCTGTACTTCTTCCCCACGATCCTCTCGTCGGTGTCGGTGGGCTTCATCTGGAAGTTCGTCTACGACCCCAACTTCGGCGTCATCAACAGCTCGCTCGACGCGCTCGGGATGCCGGGGCTGAAGTCGTCGTTCCTCGGCGACCCGGCGCAGGCGATCTACTGGCTCGCGGTCACCCAGATCTGGTTCCACGCGGGCATGATGATCGTGATCTTCGTCGCCGGCCTGCAGGCGATCCCCGCCGAGTTCTACGAGGCGGCCGAGGTCGACGGGGCGGGCCCCTGGCGGCGCTTCACGTCGATCACGTGGCCGCTCATCGCGCCCGCGATGTCGATCGTCGTGGCCTACACGACCATCCAGTCGTTCAAGGCGTTCGACGTCGTGCTGAGCATCTCGGGCAACCCGCCGAGCGCCTCGCTCGACATCCTCTCCACACGGATCTACTCGACGTTCGCGAACTCCCAGTTCGGGTACGCCGCCACGCAGTCCGTGCTCTTCATCATCTTCATCCTCGTGATCACCTTCGTGATCCGGCGGTTCCTCCGCCTGGTGCAAAGGGGCGAATAA
- a CDS encoding ABC transporter substrate-binding protein has translation MSSAFHLTPASGRANGGMTRRQLFSASGVVGLTALLSACAGPGTARPASTGIATGGAIEGHVSFAHWRGEDRDVFAELIARFVEKYPDVEITQDISTSTDYNAQALRRMRDGAVGDIAPAGRGDQFESFIKVGQFVDLTDTGLVEKYEASRIEVGAKDGKQYGLPYQIVFNVPIANMDVLESVGYAEQPTDWNAYMDMLDKIKSKGITPFVFPGADAGNAGQLINSMSMNIAPSPDMFAKIQSGEYKCTDDWFIEMLYKYQELGAYAQDNAAGTAVEPAQQLFATGKGAILSTGSYHIASVRSLGAEFPIDLVPAMTNDPGAATYVGIYNATFILGINSASKVQPAALAWFEFLSDPEIASFYGDGTSQHTPVKGATYKDPDLMRLTPWLDKDLMLAPRFQFTDLDMRTAVEAAGLYALTGTQPEKAAEDAQLIVDQRIAAAG, from the coding sequence ATGTCCTCTGCATTCCACCTCACCCCCGCCTCCGGCCGTGCGAACGGCGGCATGACGCGCCGGCAGCTGTTCAGCGCCTCGGGCGTCGTCGGGCTCACCGCCCTGCTCTCGGCCTGCGCGGGCCCGGGCACCGCGCGTCCGGCATCCACCGGCATCGCGACCGGCGGCGCGATCGAAGGCCACGTCTCGTTCGCGCACTGGCGCGGCGAGGACCGCGACGTGTTCGCGGAGCTGATCGCGCGCTTCGTCGAGAAGTACCCCGACGTCGAGATCACGCAGGACATCTCGACGTCGACCGACTACAACGCCCAGGCGCTGCGGCGCATGCGCGACGGCGCCGTGGGCGACATCGCGCCGGCCGGCCGCGGCGACCAGTTCGAGAGCTTCATCAAGGTCGGCCAGTTCGTCGACCTGACCGACACGGGCCTCGTCGAGAAGTACGAGGCGAGCCGCATCGAGGTCGGCGCCAAGGACGGCAAGCAGTACGGCCTGCCGTACCAGATCGTGTTCAACGTGCCGATCGCCAACATGGACGTCCTCGAGTCGGTCGGCTACGCCGAGCAGCCGACCGACTGGAACGCGTACATGGACATGCTCGACAAGATCAAGTCCAAGGGCATCACCCCCTTCGTCTTCCCCGGGGCGGATGCCGGCAACGCCGGCCAGCTCATCAACTCGATGTCGATGAACATCGCGCCGTCGCCCGACATGTTCGCCAAGATCCAGTCGGGCGAGTACAAGTGCACCGACGACTGGTTCATCGAGATGCTGTACAAGTACCAGGAGCTCGGGGCGTACGCGCAGGACAACGCGGCCGGCACGGCCGTGGAGCCCGCGCAGCAGCTCTTCGCGACGGGCAAGGGCGCCATCCTCTCGACGGGCAGCTACCACATCGCGTCGGTGCGCTCGCTCGGGGCGGAGTTCCCGATCGACCTCGTGCCGGCGATGACCAACGACCCGGGCGCGGCGACGTACGTCGGCATCTACAACGCGACGTTCATCCTCGGCATCAACTCCGCCTCGAAGGTGCAGCCCGCCGCGCTCGCGTGGTTCGAGTTCCTCAGCGACCCCGAGATCGCGAGCTTCTACGGCGACGGCACGTCGCAGCACACGCCCGTCAAGGGCGCGACCTACAAGGACCCCGACCTCATGCGCCTCACGCCGTGGCTCGACAAGGACCTCATGCTCGCGCCGCGCTTCCAGTTCACCGATCTCGACATGCGCACCGCGGTCGAGGCCGCGGGCCTGTACGCGCTGACCGGCACGCAGCCCGAGAAGGCCGCCGAGGACGCGCAGCTCATCGTCGACCAGCGGATCGCCGCGGCGGGGTGA
- a CDS encoding aldolase, which produces MTTTTPGNSVLDPLRRPSGAFAMLAVDQREALRNMLAEHTDAPVTDDDVRDFKLTAARVLTPLASAVLIDRQFALDAAIEQGVVAGTCGLIGSADHFEPAHGELVGEVTIDRLIDAHDLKRRGAVALKLLVLHRPDESPDGRIAMTREFIDLCADAGLASIIEPVSRKPLGGGDDWDWNEGVHRAAAELGGLGADLYKAEVPRRAAVGDDELRAECARLTDAIDGPWVVLSSGVDPEVFPNAVRIACEAGASGFLAGRAVWAPSLAAADVEADLRTNATQRLQRLVDVVDDVVGTRAR; this is translated from the coding sequence ATGACCACGACAACTCCGGGAAACTCCGTGCTCGACCCGCTGCGCCGCCCCTCGGGAGCCTTCGCGATGCTCGCCGTCGACCAGCGCGAGGCCCTGCGGAACATGCTCGCCGAGCACACCGACGCCCCCGTCACCGACGACGACGTGCGCGACTTCAAGCTGACGGCGGCGCGCGTGCTCACGCCCCTCGCGTCGGCCGTGCTGATCGACCGCCAGTTCGCCCTCGACGCCGCGATCGAGCAGGGGGTCGTCGCCGGCACGTGCGGCCTCATCGGCAGCGCCGACCACTTCGAGCCGGCGCACGGCGAGCTCGTCGGCGAGGTCACGATCGACCGGCTGATCGACGCGCACGACCTCAAGCGGCGCGGCGCGGTCGCGCTCAAGCTGCTCGTGCTCCACCGGCCCGACGAGAGCCCCGACGGGCGCATCGCGATGACGCGCGAGTTCATCGACCTCTGCGCCGACGCCGGTCTCGCCAGCATCATCGAGCCCGTCTCCCGCAAGCCTCTCGGTGGCGGCGACGACTGGGACTGGAACGAGGGCGTGCACCGCGCCGCCGCCGAGCTCGGCGGCCTGGGCGCCGACCTCTACAAGGCCGAGGTGCCGCGTCGCGCCGCCGTGGGCGACGACGAGCTGCGCGCGGAGTGCGCCCGCCTCACCGACGCGATCGACGGCCCGTGGGTCGTGCTCTCGTCGGGCGTCGACCCCGAGGTCTTCCCGAACGCCGTGCGCATCGCGTGCGAGGCGGGCGCGTCGGGCTTCCTCGCCGGTCGCGCGGTCTGGGCGCCCTCGCTGGCCGCCGCCGACGTCGAGGCCGACCTGCGCACGAACGCCACTCAGCGGCTGCAGCGACTCGTCGACGTCGTCGACGACGTCGTCGGCACGCGAGCCCGCTGA
- a CDS encoding PfkB family carbohydrate kinase: MSATPRAVFAGVATEDAIAVVDRYPGADERTVARHLIFGGGGPAATAAVAAARLGIPSAVVAAVGDDEAGDLVRRRLADEGVDVSGIRTVPGAATSRSVVVISGPERSRAIVNQVGPALELDDALLAQLDGAEWLHVDQHGWPAVQARRGLLPAGLRLSVDAGNAIPGLTLEDTDLYVPTMAAIQQRYAGFSARALMQAALDEGARTVVVTDGGAGSYGLRADGEYAAVMPPRAEIVSTLGAGDVFHGALVAGLIHASEGAIAPGLESVVAYATTAATLSCRGIDGRSAIPTHDENLHHLAEKHLTTGR, translated from the coding sequence ATGAGCGCGACGCCACGGGCCGTGTTCGCGGGCGTCGCGACCGAGGACGCCATCGCCGTCGTCGACCGCTACCCCGGAGCCGATGAGCGCACCGTCGCCCGGCACCTGATCTTCGGCGGGGGCGGCCCGGCCGCGACGGCGGCCGTGGCCGCCGCGCGCCTCGGCATCCCCTCCGCCGTCGTCGCGGCGGTCGGCGACGACGAGGCGGGCGACCTCGTGCGACGCCGCCTCGCCGACGAGGGCGTCGACGTCTCCGGCATCCGCACCGTGCCCGGCGCGGCGACCTCGCGCAGCGTCGTCGTCATCAGCGGCCCCGAGCGCTCGCGCGCGATCGTCAACCAGGTCGGCCCGGCGCTCGAGCTCGACGACGCGCTGCTCGCGCAGCTGGACGGTGCCGAGTGGCTGCACGTCGACCAGCACGGCTGGCCCGCGGTGCAGGCGCGACGCGGCCTGCTGCCCGCGGGACTGCGGCTGTCGGTCGACGCGGGCAACGCGATCCCGGGCCTGACGCTCGAGGACACCGACCTCTACGTGCCGACGATGGCCGCCATCCAGCAGCGCTACGCGGGATTCAGCGCCCGCGCGCTCATGCAGGCGGCCCTCGACGAGGGCGCCCGCACGGTGGTCGTCACCGACGGCGGGGCCGGGTCGTACGGGCTCCGCGCCGACGGCGAGTACGCCGCCGTCATGCCGCCGCGCGCCGAGATCGTCAGCACGCTCGGCGCGGGCGACGTCTTCCACGGCGCGCTCGTCGCCGGCCTCATCCACGCCTCCGAGGGCGCGATCGCCCCCGGGCTCGAGTCCGTCGTCGCCTACGCGACCACGGCAGCCACCCTCTCGTGTCGCGGGATCGACGGCCGCAGCGCCATCCCGACCCACGACGAGAACCTCCACCATCTCGCCGAGAAGCACCTGACGACAGGACGATGA
- a CDS encoding AGE family epimerase/isomerase yields MTWLNTPAHARWLEAEADRTFEFGRNARVANGFGWLSNQGTVRAEVPTQLWITSRMVHVYSLAALMGRPGAGALVDHGIAALNGPFRDRENGGWYAAIDENGPADASKQGYQHFFVVLGAASATAAGRPGARELLDDALALIEERFWSEEQQICLESWDEAFTETEAYRGGNVNMHAVEAFLVVADVTGDDLWLRRALAIAAKVIHDVARGNSYRVVEHFDEHMQPLFDYNSDNRAHRFRAFGGTPGHWTEWSRLLLSLRDALRARGMDAPDWLQEDAAGLFEAAVRDAWEPDGHPGFVYSVDWDGQPVVRARIRWVVVEAMGGAAALHAATGDARYDEWYQRFWDYAKQYLIDTENGSWWQELSPENEVSHEVWDGKPDIYHLMHCLLVPRLPLAPAMAPALAAGLLDAAVS; encoded by the coding sequence ATGACCTGGCTCAACACCCCCGCGCACGCGCGCTGGCTGGAGGCCGAGGCCGACCGCACGTTCGAGTTCGGGCGCAACGCCCGCGTGGCGAACGGGTTCGGCTGGCTCAGCAACCAGGGCACCGTGCGTGCCGAGGTGCCGACGCAGCTGTGGATCACGAGCCGGATGGTGCACGTCTACTCCCTCGCCGCCCTGATGGGGCGCCCGGGGGCGGGGGCGCTCGTCGACCACGGCATCGCCGCGCTGAACGGCCCGTTCCGCGACCGCGAGAACGGCGGCTGGTACGCGGCCATCGACGAGAACGGCCCGGCGGATGCCAGCAAGCAGGGCTACCAGCACTTCTTCGTCGTGCTCGGCGCGGCGAGCGCCACGGCGGCCGGCCGCCCTGGGGCGCGGGAGCTGCTCGACGACGCCCTCGCCCTGATCGAGGAGCGGTTCTGGAGCGAGGAGCAGCAGATCTGCCTCGAGTCGTGGGACGAGGCGTTCACCGAGACCGAGGCGTACCGCGGCGGCAACGTCAACATGCACGCGGTCGAGGCGTTCCTCGTCGTCGCCGACGTCACGGGCGACGACCTCTGGCTGCGCCGCGCGCTCGCGATCGCCGCGAAGGTCATCCACGACGTCGCCCGGGGCAACAGCTACCGCGTGGTGGAGCACTTCGACGAGCACATGCAGCCGCTGTTCGACTACAACAGCGACAACCGCGCGCACCGGTTCCGCGCCTTCGGCGGCACGCCCGGGCACTGGACCGAGTGGTCGCGCCTGCTGCTCTCGCTGCGCGACGCGCTGCGCGCGCGGGGCATGGACGCGCCCGACTGGCTGCAGGAGGACGCGGCCGGCCTGTTCGAGGCCGCCGTGCGCGACGCGTGGGAGCCCGACGGCCACCCCGGCTTCGTGTACTCCGTCGACTGGGACGGGCAGCCGGTCGTGCGCGCGCGCATCCGCTGGGTCGTGGTCGAGGCGATGGGCGGCGCGGCCGCCCTGCACGCCGCGACCGGCGACGCCCGCTACGACGAGTGGTACCAGCGGTTCTGGGACTACGCGAAGCAATACCTGATCGACACCGAGAACGGGTCGTGGTGGCAGGAGCTCTCGCCCGAGAACGAGGTGTCGCACGAGGTGTGGGACGGCAAGCCCGACATCTACCACCTCATGCACTGCCTGCTCGTGCCGCGGCTGCCGCTGGCCCCCGCGATGGCCCCGGCGCTCGCCGCCGGCCTGCTCGATGCGGCCGTGTCATGA
- a CDS encoding Gfo/Idh/MocA family protein: MSTEAQTEPASIRYGLIGTGTMGREHIRNVGLIDGSEIVAIADPHAPSREAAQQLLGGTAAEYEDHATMLAEADLDALIVATPNDTHADILIDVMSGGRRLPILVEKPLCTTPDDVERLRAAARDYDAPIWVAMEYRYMPPMQALLDETHGGGLGTPRMLAITEHRFPFLDKVDNWNRYAARTGGTLVEKACHFFDLMRLILRDEPVRVYASGAADVNHRDESYDGHVPDILDNAFVVVDFAGGSRALLNLCMFAEGTRFQEHVSVVGDTAKVECFVPVSGAHWEGARADAYVELSPRDPQGPVQRPVPVDPAILEAGGHHGSTYYEHLRFQQVVRGEAEVEVTLEDGLRAVLMGMAAERSAAEHVPVELDFSAR; this comes from the coding sequence GTGTCTACCGAGGCGCAGACGGAGCCGGCCAGCATTCGCTACGGACTGATCGGCACGGGAACGATGGGTCGCGAGCACATCCGCAACGTCGGCCTGATCGACGGCAGCGAGATCGTCGCGATCGCCGACCCGCACGCCCCCTCGCGGGAGGCCGCCCAGCAGCTGCTGGGCGGTACGGCCGCGGAGTACGAGGACCACGCGACCATGCTCGCCGAGGCCGACCTCGACGCGCTGATCGTCGCGACCCCCAACGACACCCACGCCGACATCCTCATCGACGTCATGAGCGGCGGGCGCCGCCTGCCGATCCTCGTCGAGAAGCCGCTGTGCACGACGCCCGACGACGTCGAGCGGCTCCGCGCCGCGGCGCGCGACTACGACGCGCCGATCTGGGTCGCGATGGAGTACCGGTACATGCCGCCGATGCAGGCGCTGCTCGACGAGACGCACGGCGGCGGCCTCGGCACCCCGCGGATGCTCGCGATCACCGAGCACCGCTTCCCCTTCCTCGACAAGGTCGACAACTGGAACCGCTACGCCGCGCGCACCGGCGGCACGCTCGTGGAGAAGGCCTGCCACTTCTTCGACCTCATGCGGCTCATCCTCCGCGACGAGCCCGTGCGCGTCTACGCCTCGGGCGCCGCCGACGTCAACCACCGCGACGAGTCGTACGACGGGCACGTCCCCGACATCCTCGACAACGCCTTCGTCGTCGTCGACTTCGCGGGCGGCAGCCGCGCGCTGCTGAACCTGTGCATGTTCGCGGAGGGCACCCGGTTCCAGGAGCACGTCTCGGTCGTGGGCGACACGGCGAAGGTCGAGTGCTTCGTCCCCGTGTCGGGCGCCCACTGGGAGGGCGCCCGGGCCGACGCCTACGTCGAGCTCAGCCCGCGCGACCCGCAGGGACCCGTGCAGCGCCCCGTGCCCGTCGATCCCGCGATCCTCGAGGCGGGCGGCCACCACGGCTCCACGTACTACGAGCACCTGCGGTTCCAGCAGGTCGTGCGCGGCGAGGCCGAGGTCGAGGTGACGCTCGAAGACGGCCTGCGCGCCGTTCTCATGGGCATGGCCGCGGAGCGGTCGGCCGCCGAGCACGTGCCGGTCGAGCTCGACTTCTCGGCGCGGTGA
- the glpK gene encoding glycerol kinase GlpK: MSDHIIAIDQGTTSTRAIVFDRRGRIVASEQREHRQILPRAGWVEHDPEEIWRNVQLVVGIVLATADLTRHDIAAIGITNQRETAVVWDRRTGRPVCNAIVWQDTRTQDLVDALAGDEGVGRFAPIVGLPLATYFSGTKIRWILDNVDGARERAEAGELLFGTMDSWVLWNLTGGPDGGVHATDVTNASRTLFMDLRTLQWRDDILAAFGVPRAMMPEIRSSSEVYGHAEDSSLLRETPVCGILGDQQAATFGQAAFEAGESKNTYGTGNFLLFQTGTEIVHSQGGLLTTVGYQLQGRPARYALEGSIAVTGSLVQWLRDQLGIISSAAEVEDLARSVDDNGGVYFVPAFSGLFAPHWRPDARGTIVGMTRFANRGHIARAALEATAFQTREVLDAVNADSGMRLAELKVDGGMTANDTLMQFQADVLGVPVVRPVVAETTALGAAYAAGLAVGFWAGLDDLRANWQEGRRWLPRVDEAQRARQLRLWRKAVERSLGWVDAAH; the protein is encoded by the coding sequence ATGTCCGACCACATCATCGCGATCGACCAGGGAACGACGTCGACGCGCGCCATCGTCTTCGACCGTCGCGGCCGCATCGTCGCGTCGGAGCAGAGGGAGCATCGGCAGATCCTGCCCCGCGCGGGGTGGGTCGAGCACGACCCCGAGGAGATCTGGCGCAACGTGCAGCTCGTCGTGGGCATCGTGCTCGCGACGGCCGACCTCACGCGCCACGACATCGCCGCGATCGGCATCACGAACCAGCGCGAGACGGCCGTCGTGTGGGACCGGAGGACGGGCAGGCCCGTCTGCAACGCCATCGTGTGGCAGGACACCCGCACGCAGGACCTCGTCGACGCGCTCGCGGGCGACGAGGGCGTCGGGCGGTTCGCGCCGATCGTCGGCCTGCCGCTCGCCACGTACTTCTCGGGCACCAAGATCCGCTGGATCCTCGACAACGTCGACGGGGCGCGCGAGCGGGCCGAGGCGGGCGAGCTGCTGTTCGGCACGATGGACTCCTGGGTGCTGTGGAACCTCACGGGCGGTCCCGACGGCGGCGTGCACGCGACGGACGTGACGAACGCGTCGCGCACGCTGTTCATGGACCTGCGCACCCTGCAGTGGCGCGACGACATCCTCGCCGCGTTCGGCGTGCCGCGGGCGATGATGCCCGAGATCCGGTCGTCGTCGGAGGTCTACGGGCACGCCGAGGACTCGTCGCTGCTGCGCGAGACGCCGGTCTGCGGCATCCTCGGCGATCAGCAGGCCGCCACCTTCGGCCAGGCCGCGTTCGAGGCGGGCGAGAGCAAGAACACCTACGGCACCGGCAACTTCCTGCTCTTCCAGACCGGCACCGAGATCGTCCACTCGCAGGGCGGGCTCCTGACGACCGTCGGATACCAGCTGCAGGGCCGGCCGGCGCGCTACGCGCTGGAGGGCTCGATCGCCGTCACGGGCTCGCTCGTGCAGTGGCTGCGCGACCAGCTGGGCATCATCTCGTCGGCGGCGGAGGTCGAGGACCTGGCGCGGAGCGTCGACGACAACGGCGGGGTCTACTTCGTGCCCGCGTTCTCCGGGCTCTTCGCACCGCACTGGCGCCCCGACGCCCGGGGCACGATCGTCGGCATGACCCGGTTCGCGAACCGGGGCCACATCGCCCGCGCCGCGCTGGAGGCCACGGCGTTCCAGACGCGCGAGGTGCTCGACGCCGTGAACGCCGACTCGGGCATGCGGCTCGCCGAGCTGAAGGTCGACGGCGGCATGACCGCCAACGACACCCTCATGCAGTTCCAGGCCGACGTGCTCGGCGTGCCCGTCGTGCGGCCCGTCGTCGCCGAGACGACGGCGCTCGGCGCCGCCTACGCGGCGGGGCTCGCGGTGGGCTTCTGGGCGGGGCTCGACGACCTGCGCGCCAACTGGCAGGAGGGGCGCCGCTGGCTGCCGCGGGTCGACGAGGCCCAGCGCGCCCGGCAGCTGCGCCTGTGGCGGAAGGCCGTCGAGCGGTCGCTCGGCTGGGTCGACGCCGCGCACTGA